A region from the Lonchura striata isolate bLonStr1 chromosome 16, bLonStr1.mat, whole genome shotgun sequence genome encodes:
- the NUDT16L1 gene encoding tudor-interacting repair regulator protein isoform X1: MAAVGTMAAMGPLPAMGALPPLPTLGVPGVPELKPLTRYEAMRLGPGWSHSCHAMLYAPNPGMLFGRIPLRYAVLMQMRFDGLLGFPGGFVDRRYWSLEDGLNRVLGLGLGCVRLTEADYLCSHLTEGPHRVVAHFYARQLTLEELHTIEISAVHSRDHGMEVMGMVRVPLYTQKDRMGGLPNFLANSFVGTAKFQLLFALKILNMVPEEKLAEAVAATQRPKKAAIDHSGGAAGHHHHKAGNELGRAGNELGERAEHPGMVHVGAEQHLVGLEGQGLGEAEALEQHVGLGADAMAEQAVAEGME; encoded by the exons ATGGCGGCGGTGGGGACGATGGCGGCCATGGGCCCGCTGCCCGCCATGGGCGCGCTGCCGCCTCTGCCCACGCTCGGCGTGCCCGGCGTGCCCGAGCTGAAGCCGCTCACGCGGTACGAGGCGAtgcggctcggcccgggctgGAGCCACTCGTGCCACGCCATGCTGTACGCGCCCAACCCGGGCATGCTGTTCGGCCGCATCCCGCTGCGCTACGCCGTGCTG ATGCAGATGCGATTTGACGGACTGCTGGGCTTTCCCGGGGGGTTCGTGGATCGCCGTTACTGGTCCCTGGAGGACGGTCTGAATCGGGTGCTGGGCTTGGGTTTAGGCTGTGTGCGCCTGACGGAAGCTGACTATCTGTGCTCGCACCTGACAGAGGGGCCACATCGCGTGGTGGCACACTTCTACGCCAGGCAGCTcaccctggaggagctgcacaCCATCGAGATCAGCGCGGTGCATTCCCGAGACCACGGGATGGAG GTGATGGGCATGGTCCGTGTCCCCCTCTACACCCAGAAGGATCGCATGGGCGGGCTGCCCAACTTCCTGGCCAACTCCTTCGTAGGAACCGCCAAGTTCCAGCTCCTGTTTGCCCTGAAGATCCTGAACATGGTGCCAGAGGAGAAGCTGGCCGAGGCGGTGGCTGCCACGCAGAGGCCGAAGAAGGCGGCCATCGACCACAGCGGGGGGGCAGCAGGACACCACCACCACAAGGCGGGCAACGAGCTGGGTAGAGCGGGCAACGAGCTGGGAGAGAGGGCAGAGCACCCGGGCATGGTGCACGTGGGGGCCGAGCAGCATCTGGTGGGGCTGGagggccagggcctgggggaggCCGAGGCGCTGGAGCAGCACGTGGGGCTGGGCGCTGATGCTATGGCAGAGCAGGCGGTGGCTGAAGGGATGGAGTGA
- the NAA60 gene encoding N-alpha-acetyltransferase 60, whose protein sequence is MTEEVPPSALSDVNLRLLCHDDIDTVKQLCGDWFPIEYPDSWYRDITSNKKFFSLAATYRGSIVGMIVAEIKSRTKVHKEDGDILASNFPVDTQVAYILSLGVVKEFRKHGIGSLLLESLKDHISTTAQDHCKAIYLHVLTTNNTAINFYENRDFKQHHYLPYYYSIRGVLKDGFTYVLYINGGHPPWTIFDYLQHIGSTLASLSPCSIPQRIYRQAQSLLCSLLPWSGISAKSSIEYSRTM, encoded by the exons ATGACAGAGGAGGTGCCCCCGAGTGCACTGTCGGATGTGAACCTGCGCCTGCTCTGCCACGATGACATAGACACCGTGAAACAGCTCTGTGGAGACTGGTTCCCAATCGA GTACCCTGACTCATGGTACCGAGATATCACTTCCAACAAGAAGTTCTTTTCCCTCGCAGCCACGTACAGAGGCTCCATCGTGGGGATGATCGTGGCAGAGATCAAGAGCAGGACCAAGGTGCACAAAGAG GATGGAGATATCCTAGCTTCCAATTTTCCTGTGGACACTCAAGTTGCTTACATCCTGAGTCTTGGAGTGGTGAAGGAGTTCAGGAAACATGGAATAG GTTCCCTCTTGCTTGAGAGTCTGAAAGATCACATCTCCACCACTGCCCAGGACCATTGCAAAGCCATCTACCTGCACGTGCTCACCACCAACAACACAGCAATAAACTTCTATGAAAACAGAGACTTTAAACAGCACCACTATCTCCCCTATTACTACTCCATCCGAGGGGTCCTCAAAGATGGCTTCACCTACGTCCTGTACATCAACGGCGGGCACCCACCCTGGACAATCTT TGACTACCTACAGCACATTGGCTCCACACTAGCCAGCCTGAGCCCGTGCTCCATTCCCCAGAGGATATACAGACAAGCCCAGAGCCTCctgtgcagcctcctgccctGGTCTGGCATTTCTGCCAAGAGCAGCATCGAGTACAGCCGGACCATGTGA
- the NUDT16L1 gene encoding tudor-interacting repair regulator protein isoform X3 has product MAAVGTMAAMGPLPAMGALPPLPTLGVPGVPELKPLTRYEAMRLGPGWSHSCHAMLYAPNPGMLFGRIPLRYAVLVMGMVRVPLYTQKDRMGGLPNFLANSFVGTAKFQLLFALKILNMVPEEKLAEAVAATQRPKKAAIDHSGGAAGHHHHKAGNELGRAGNELGERAEHPGMVHVGAEQHLVGLEGQGLGEAEALEQHVGLGADAMAEQAVAEGME; this is encoded by the exons ATGGCGGCGGTGGGGACGATGGCGGCCATGGGCCCGCTGCCCGCCATGGGCGCGCTGCCGCCTCTGCCCACGCTCGGCGTGCCCGGCGTGCCCGAGCTGAAGCCGCTCACGCGGTACGAGGCGAtgcggctcggcccgggctgGAGCCACTCGTGCCACGCCATGCTGTACGCGCCCAACCCGGGCATGCTGTTCGGCCGCATCCCGCTGCGCTACGCCGTGCTG GTGATGGGCATGGTCCGTGTCCCCCTCTACACCCAGAAGGATCGCATGGGCGGGCTGCCCAACTTCCTGGCCAACTCCTTCGTAGGAACCGCCAAGTTCCAGCTCCTGTTTGCCCTGAAGATCCTGAACATGGTGCCAGAGGAGAAGCTGGCCGAGGCGGTGGCTGCCACGCAGAGGCCGAAGAAGGCGGCCATCGACCACAGCGGGGGGGCAGCAGGACACCACCACCACAAGGCGGGCAACGAGCTGGGTAGAGCGGGCAACGAGCTGGGAGAGAGGGCAGAGCACCCGGGCATGGTGCACGTGGGGGCCGAGCAGCATCTGGTGGGGCTGGagggccagggcctgggggaggCCGAGGCGCTGGAGCAGCACGTGGGGCTGGGCGCTGATGCTATGGCAGAGCAGGCGGTGGCTGAAGGGATGGAGTGA
- the NUDT16L1 gene encoding tudor-interacting repair regulator protein isoform X2 has translation MAAVGTMAAMGPLPAMGALPPLPTLGVPGVPELKPLTRYEAMRLGPGWSHSCHAMLYAPNPGMLFGRIPLRYAVLMQMRFDGLLGFPGGFVDRRYWSLEDEGPHRVVAHFYARQLTLEELHTIEISAVHSRDHGMEVMGMVRVPLYTQKDRMGGLPNFLANSFVGTAKFQLLFALKILNMVPEEKLAEAVAATQRPKKAAIDHSGGAAGHHHHKAGNELGRAGNELGERAEHPGMVHVGAEQHLVGLEGQGLGEAEALEQHVGLGADAMAEQAVAEGME, from the exons ATGGCGGCGGTGGGGACGATGGCGGCCATGGGCCCGCTGCCCGCCATGGGCGCGCTGCCGCCTCTGCCCACGCTCGGCGTGCCCGGCGTGCCCGAGCTGAAGCCGCTCACGCGGTACGAGGCGAtgcggctcggcccgggctgGAGCCACTCGTGCCACGCCATGCTGTACGCGCCCAACCCGGGCATGCTGTTCGGCCGCATCCCGCTGCGCTACGCCGTGCTG ATGCAGATGCGATTTGACGGACTGCTGGGCTTTCCCGGGGGGTTCGTGGATCGCCGTTACTGGTCCCTGGAGGACG AGGGGCCACATCGCGTGGTGGCACACTTCTACGCCAGGCAGCTcaccctggaggagctgcacaCCATCGAGATCAGCGCGGTGCATTCCCGAGACCACGGGATGGAG GTGATGGGCATGGTCCGTGTCCCCCTCTACACCCAGAAGGATCGCATGGGCGGGCTGCCCAACTTCCTGGCCAACTCCTTCGTAGGAACCGCCAAGTTCCAGCTCCTGTTTGCCCTGAAGATCCTGAACATGGTGCCAGAGGAGAAGCTGGCCGAGGCGGTGGCTGCCACGCAGAGGCCGAAGAAGGCGGCCATCGACCACAGCGGGGGGGCAGCAGGACACCACCACCACAAGGCGGGCAACGAGCTGGGTAGAGCGGGCAACGAGCTGGGAGAGAGGGCAGAGCACCCGGGCATGGTGCACGTGGGGGCCGAGCAGCATCTGGTGGGGCTGGagggccagggcctgggggaggCCGAGGCGCTGGAGCAGCACGTGGGGCTGGGCGCTGATGCTATGGCAGAGCAGGCGGTGGCTGAAGGGATGGAGTGA